Proteins encoded by one window of Streptomyces sp. NBC_01477:
- a CDS encoding ricin-type beta-trefoil lectin domain protein has protein sequence MPRPRIEFKTLGALTAVPALAAGLLLATGAPAHAAANPGPGFPAQYAAPYAEVWNSPSALTNAKNATGVKYFTLAFVIDGGGCNATFNGDTSITDASWTSAINSLRSGGGDVIASFGGASGTEEAIACTSVSALETQYKRVIDGLNLTRVDFDIEGSALNNTAANDRRNTALADLQQQYAAQGKRLDVQYTLPVDPSGLESNSLSLLNNAKSHNLNVNLVNVMTMDYGSAMDMGNAAISAAQGLHTQLGQIWNTKTSAQLWAMEGNTPMIGVNDTSSEIFSTSDAQDLENFAKSNGIQELSFWALGRDKACATNGGSAQSGCSGTSQSAWQFSSIFNAVTGGGGGTTPPPAGGTGPIHSGYANKCVDIASASSANGAAVQLYDCNGTTAQNWTVASGGALQALGKCMDVAAAGTANGTQVQLYDCNGTGSQVWQKGTGNTLVNPQSGKCLDATGPSSANGTRLQIWTCAGAANQQWTLPS, from the coding sequence ATGCCACGACCGCGCATCGAGTTCAAGACACTCGGCGCCCTCACCGCAGTCCCCGCTCTGGCGGCCGGCCTGCTGCTCGCCACCGGCGCCCCCGCGCACGCCGCTGCCAACCCAGGACCGGGCTTCCCCGCGCAGTACGCCGCGCCCTACGCCGAGGTCTGGAACTCGCCGTCGGCGCTGACCAACGCCAAGAACGCCACCGGCGTCAAGTACTTCACCCTCGCCTTCGTCATCGACGGCGGCGGCTGCAACGCCACCTTCAACGGCGACACCTCCATCACCGACGCGAGCTGGACCTCCGCCATCAACAGCCTGCGGTCCGGCGGCGGCGACGTCATCGCGTCCTTCGGCGGCGCCTCGGGCACCGAGGAGGCCATCGCCTGTACGTCGGTCTCCGCCCTGGAGACGCAGTACAAGCGGGTCATCGACGGGCTCAACCTGACCCGGGTCGACTTCGACATCGAAGGGTCGGCGCTGAACAACACCGCCGCCAACGACCGCCGCAACACCGCGCTCGCCGACCTCCAGCAGCAGTACGCCGCCCAGGGCAAGCGGCTGGACGTCCAGTACACCCTGCCGGTCGACCCCAGCGGCCTGGAGTCCAACTCGCTCAGCCTGCTGAACAACGCCAAGAGCCACAACCTGAACGTCAACCTCGTCAACGTCATGACGATGGACTACGGGTCCGCCATGGACATGGGCAACGCCGCCATCAGCGCGGCACAGGGCCTGCACACCCAGCTCGGCCAGATCTGGAACACCAAGACCTCCGCGCAGCTGTGGGCGATGGAGGGCAACACCCCGATGATCGGCGTCAACGACACCTCCAGCGAGATCTTCTCCACCTCCGACGCCCAGGACCTGGAGAACTTCGCCAAGTCCAACGGCATCCAGGAGCTGTCCTTCTGGGCGCTCGGCCGTGACAAGGCGTGCGCCACCAACGGCGGCTCCGCGCAGAGCGGCTGCAGCGGCACCTCGCAGTCCGCCTGGCAGTTCTCCAGCATCTTCAACGCCGTCACCGGCGGGGGCGGCGGCACCACCCCGCCGCCGGCCGGCGGTACCGGGCCGATCCACTCCGGATACGCCAACAAGTGCGTCGACATCGCGTCGGCGAGCAGCGCCAACGGGGCCGCGGTCCAGCTCTACGACTGCAACGGTACCACCGCGCAGAACTGGACCGTCGCCTCGGGCGGCGCCCTCCAGGCGCTCGGCAAGTGCATGGACGTCGCGGCGGCCGGCACCGCCAACGGCACCCAGGTGCAGCTCTACGACTGCAACGGCACCGGCTCCCAGGTCTGGCAGAAGGGCACCGGCAACACGCTGGTGAACCCGCAGTCCGGCAAGTGCCTGGACGCCACGGGCCCCAGCTCGGCCAACGGCACCCGGCTGCAGATCTGGACCTGCGCGGGCGCCGCCAACCAGCAGTGGACGCTGCCGTCCTGA